One Candidatus Obscuribacterales bacterium genomic region harbors:
- a CDS encoding NnrU family protein, producing MTLPWLTSSHLIMLALLAGFAIAHSGLASLRSRVEAVIGARLYRVLFALVSIPFATVLIIYFINHRYDGAQLWNLQGVPGMQSLVWILSAVSFIFLYPATFNLLEIAAIQKPQVHLYETGIIRITRHPQMVGQVIWCVAHALWLGTTFMLVTCLGLIAHHLFGVWHGDRRLLARYGDAFTAVKERTSVIPFLAIAQGRQTLKPLEFLRPSYLGIAIFIGLLWWAHPLLITSTSRLSW from the coding sequence ATGACCCTCCCTTGGTTGACCTCCAGCCATTTGATCATGCTGGCCCTGCTGGCTGGATTTGCGATCGCCCATAGCGGTCTAGCATCCCTGCGATCGCGGGTAGAAGCAGTGATTGGGGCACGGCTCTACCGCGTCTTATTTGCCCTCGTCAGCATTCCCTTTGCCACGGTGCTGATTATCTATTTCATCAACCATCGCTACGACGGAGCGCAGTTGTGGAACCTACAGGGCGTGCCGGGGATGCAGTCGTTGGTGTGGATCTTATCGGCGGTGTCGTTTATCTTTCTCTACCCCGCGACGTTTAACCTGCTGGAAATTGCCGCTATCCAGAAACCCCAGGTACATCTCTACGAAACGGGCATCATTCGCATCACCCGCCATCCCCAAATGGTTGGCCAAGTCATCTGGTGCGTAGCCCATGCGCTGTGGCTGGGGACAACCTTTATGCTGGTGACTTGCCTGGGTCTCATTGCCCATCATCTATTTGGCGTTTGGCATGGCGATCGCCGCCTCTTGGCGCGCTATGGTGACGCGTTTACCGCTGTGAAAGAACGGACGTCGGTGATTCCCTTTTTGGCGATCGCTCAAGGTCGGCAAACTTTGAAACCGCTGGAATTTTTGCGCCCCTCCTATCTGGGAATCGCTATCTTTATCGGCTTGCTGTGGTGGGCCCATCCCCTGCTGATCACCTCGACCAGCCGCCTGTCGTGGTAA